In Corallococcus caeni, the genomic stretch CTGGCGGGCCTGCTGGCGGGGCTGGGCTACCGGCTGCTCTTCATCGCGGACGCGGTGACCACGTTCCTCTACGGCTGCTGCGTCTGGGCGTTCGTGCCGGAGACGCGGCCGCAAGCCGCGACGGAGCACAAGGCTCGCTCCACGCTGGGGGACCTGCTGACGCCGTTCCGCGACGGCGTGTACCTGGCCTTCTGCCTGCCCGTCTTCGCGCTGGCGCTGCTCTTCTTCCAGAGCACCCTGAGCCTGCCGCTGACGCTGTCCGCGCGCGGCCTGACGCCCGCGGACTACGGCCTGGTGATGGCGGTCAACGGCGTGCTCATCGTCGCGCTGCAGCCGTTCGTCACGCGCGCGGTGGGCCGGGTGCGGCGCTCCACGGCGCTGGCGTTGGCGGGGGTGCTGACGGGGGTGGGCTTCGGACTGCACGCGCTGCCGGCGAGCGTGCCGTGGGCGATGGTCGCCGTGGCGGTGTGGACGCTGGGGGAGATGGCGCAGTCACCCGTGGCGCCGTCGGTGGTGGCGGACCTGGCGCCCGCGGAGCTGCGAGGCAGCTACCAGGGCGCGTACCACATGATGTGGGGGCTCGCGTCCAGCGTCGCCCCCGCGCTGGGCGGCGCGATGCTGGGCCACGTGGGCGCCACCGCGCTGTGGGCGGGCTGCTGCTGCGTGGGCCTGGCCGCGGCCGCGTGGCACCTCACC encodes the following:
- a CDS encoding MDR family MFS transporter codes for the protein MNPVATVLRALGGGGLPRTYWVLWVGTFVNRLGSFVAPFLALYLTRERGFSVEQTGFIVALNGAGAVMAAPLGGMLADRVGRRLTLAGGLWLGSGAMLFIGFSETPGRIAVAAFMLGILGDLYRPAVSAAVADVVPPRDRARAYGMLYWVINLGFAIALPLAGLLAGLGYRLLFIADAVTTFLYGCCVWAFVPETRPQAATEHKARSTLGDLLTPFRDGVYLAFCLPVFALALLFFQSTLSLPLTLSARGLTPADYGLVMAVNGVLIVALQPFVTRAVGRVRRSTALALAGVLTGVGFGLHALPASVPWAMVAVAVWTLGEMAQSPVAPSVVADLAPAELRGSYQGAYHMMWGLASSVAPALGGAMLGHVGATALWAGCCCVGLAAAAWHLTIAGARRRRVETLRLERPEMSASLD